The Candidatus Paracaedibacteraceae bacterium genome has a segment encoding these proteins:
- a CDS encoding PAS-domain containing protein yields the protein MIDNLLYWICIDEIEPLLIALAGIAIGIFLAAIPMFRYIQKLRTRVYLLKDKHVLYKILIDSAVESRCWWPKSGGTFECSYNLIELLGLDPVNKISIQDIINQFVADDAYKLDQQISILKESSDPFELTLTLVETRSKIKVVGYTFTEKEDQYCVLAFSDVSDEDFLLDRLHSKVSELYEERNFLRDALDNIPIAIWGRNSDKNLSYCNLVYSGVLDTTSTDALENQRELIDRSRASSPYNLANRALLTKQPQSKRVHVVIEGQRRLLELSEIPLSDKTIGYAMDYTDQEEAHAILAKHVSAHQDILHNLSTPIVVYGTDKRLEFFNKAYEKLFDFDEKFLYSKPTFHEILQDLRERRKLPEVSDFITYRNSQLALFNTLLTPVQELVHLPDGQILRMMTSPHPMGGLLFLFDDVTDKLAMERRYNTLIAVQKETLDHLYEGIIVLGSDNRLRLSNSAAASIWQIEDIELAPERHAGEILYEIRHRFNGYTQWDSFRQKALELFNKRQPQIERVILADNSVIQVSYVPLPDGSHLLGFVDVSDRWRFEEALKERNQALEQADKFKSDFISHVSYELRAPLNTIIGFTEIMLQQYFGSLNERQIDYCEGINDSSQRLLSLINDIIDFASVEAGQLTLKIHPVELNPFLDSLIALIFNRSNDHGLEVVYRNNTKIKRFLADERRLKQSIFNLLMNAIKYTPSGGLIEIIADTEVDEDGDNLIFTVHDNGVGISQDQQQEIQELFESKRNRLKGPGIGLPLVKSFIGLHGGTVHIESESSKGTTVTCKIPLLEEPKMAELNLGTAAVSDAPSQLI from the coding sequence ATGATAGATAACTTATTATACTGGATTTGTATAGATGAAATTGAGCCACTTCTCATCGCTTTAGCGGGAATAGCCATAGGCATATTTCTCGCGGCAATTCCAATGTTCAGGTATATTCAAAAACTAAGGACTAGGGTCTACCTTCTGAAAGATAAGCATGTCCTTTATAAAATCTTAATCGACAGTGCTGTTGAGTCTCGATGTTGGTGGCCCAAAAGTGGCGGTACTTTTGAGTGCTCTTACAACTTAATTGAACTATTAGGGCTGGACCCCGTTAATAAAATTTCCATACAAGATATTATCAATCAATTTGTTGCAGATGATGCTTATAAGTTGGATCAACAAATATCAATTCTAAAAGAATCAAGCGATCCTTTTGAATTGACACTCACCCTTGTTGAAACACGCTCGAAGATAAAAGTTGTTGGATACACATTCACAGAAAAAGAAGATCAATACTGTGTCTTAGCTTTTTCTGATGTCTCGGACGAGGATTTTCTTTTAGATCGACTGCACAGCAAGGTATCCGAACTTTATGAGGAACGTAATTTTTTACGAGACGCCCTTGATAACATTCCGATTGCAATTTGGGGGCGGAACAGTGACAAGAACCTATCCTATTGTAATCTTGTTTACAGTGGCGTACTAGACACAACAAGCACAGATGCTTTGGAAAATCAACGTGAGCTGATCGATCGCTCGCGCGCCTCAAGTCCCTATAATTTAGCCAATCGAGCCCTTTTAACAAAGCAACCTCAATCTAAACGAGTTCATGTTGTGATTGAGGGACAAAGGCGATTACTTGAACTTAGTGAAATTCCTCTTTCTGACAAAACAATCGGCTATGCCATGGATTATACCGATCAGGAAGAAGCTCATGCCATTCTCGCCAAACACGTTAGCGCTCACCAAGATATCCTTCACAATCTTTCAACACCAATTGTGGTTTATGGCACAGATAAAAGATTGGAATTCTTTAATAAGGCTTATGAAAAACTTTTTGATTTTGACGAAAAATTCCTTTATTCAAAACCAACATTTCATGAAATACTACAAGATTTGCGTGAACGGCGAAAATTGCCAGAGGTATCTGACTTTATTACCTATCGTAATTCGCAACTGGCTCTATTTAATACCCTATTAACACCAGTCCAAGAATTGGTGCATCTCCCTGATGGTCAGATTCTAAGAATGATGACCTCGCCTCACCCAATGGGTGGGTTATTATTCCTATTTGACGACGTGACCGACAAACTTGCCATGGAACGGCGTTACAATACATTAATAGCTGTTCAAAAAGAAACCCTTGATCATCTTTATGAAGGCATTATTGTCTTAGGAAGCGACAATCGATTAAGATTATCAAACTCAGCTGCAGCAAGTATCTGGCAGATTGAAGACATTGAGTTAGCCCCTGAACGACATGCTGGTGAAATCCTATACGAGATCCGTCACCGTTTCAATGGTTATACACAATGGGATAGTTTCCGCCAAAAGGCTTTGGAGTTATTTAATAAACGCCAACCTCAAATAGAACGTGTCATTTTAGCGGACAATTCTGTTATCCAAGTATCCTATGTTCCATTGCCAGATGGTTCTCATCTGCTAGGGTTTGTTGATGTTTCAGATCGCTGGCGTTTTGAAGAAGCATTAAAAGAACGTAACCAAGCTCTTGAACAAGCTGACAAATTTAAGTCTGACTTTATTTCCCATGTCTCGTATGAACTGCGCGCCCCATTAAACACAATCATCGGATTTACCGAAATTATGTTACAGCAATATTTTGGATCTCTGAATGAGCGACAGATCGATTACTGCGAAGGGATTAATGATTCATCACAACGATTACTATCATTAATTAACGATATCATTGACTTCGCTAGCGTCGAAGCCGGCCAACTAACATTAAAAATTCATCCGGTTGAACTTAACCCATTCCTCGACAGTCTAATCGCATTGATTTTTAATCGTTCTAATGACCATGGATTAGAAGTTGTTTATCGCAATAATACAAAAATAAAAAGATTCCTCGCTGATGAGCGACGTCTAAAACAATCTATTTTTAACCTCCTTATGAATGCAATTAAATATACGCCATCTGGTGGTTTGATTGAAATTATCGCAGATACTGAGGTTGACGAAGATGGGGACAACCTAATCTTTACCGTTCATGATAACGGAGTTGGCATATCGCAGGATCAACAACAGGAAATTCAAGAGCTTTTTGAATCAAAGAGAAACCGACTAAAAGGTCCCGGAATTGGTTTGCCCTTAGTAAAAAGCTTTATAGGGCTTCACGGGGGCACAGTTCACATTGAATCAGAAAGTAGTAAGGGCACAACCGTGACCTGTAAAATCCCCCTTTTAGAAGAACCCAAAATGGCTGAATTAAATTTGGGGACTGCTGCTGTGTCTGATGCGCCAAGTCAGTTGATTTAA
- the rpsI gene encoding 30S ribosomal protein S9 yields the protein MARTTDKVGLEDLKSAVQAPAGTTEEKVTYKQQLDAKGRSYATGKRKNAIARVWLKPGTGKILVNGRELDTYFARPVLRMLIQQPFGVANRTAQYDVWCTIKGGGLSGQAGALRHGISRALTFFEPELRGVLKAGGFLTRDSRVVERKKYGLAKARRRFQFSKR from the coding sequence ATGGCACGCACTACAGATAAAGTCGGTCTAGAAGATCTAAAATCTGCGGTTCAAGCTCCTGCTGGAACAACAGAAGAAAAAGTAACATACAAGCAACAACTTGATGCAAAAGGTCGTTCCTATGCAACAGGTAAGCGTAAAAATGCGATTGCTCGCGTTTGGCTAAAGCCAGGGACAGGTAAAATTCTCGTCAACGGTCGTGAACTCGATACATATTTTGCTCGTCCGGTATTGCGCATGTTGATCCAACAACCATTTGGTGTTGCAAATCGTACAGCTCAATACGATGTATGGTGCACGATTAAAGGTGGTGGATTATCAGGTCAAGCTGGTGCATTGCGCCACGGTATCAGCCGTGCCTTGACATTCTTTGAACCGGAACTCCGTGGCGTCTTAAAAGCCGGCGGATTCTTAACACGTGACAGCCGTGTTGTTGAACGTAAAAAATACGGTTTGGCAAAAGCTCGTCGTCGTTTCCAATTCTCCAAGCGTTAA
- the rnr gene encoding ribonuclease R codes for MHKDSTRDQLKDWVVNLINNSDHPLSKNEIAKQLKLKGADRMALKEILKDLQGEGNLIKGRRRKLVSASNQKLGKGLMSAEIVDVDEDGCLLAAPLDWPKGEDIPVLRIVDMRKSHMQGATALGLTSRIVVRVVKKLDHEWHVSVVKRLMKDPKKHLGIFQPNRRGGHISSINRKDTFTGVHVNAEDAEGLEAGDIVQYTVDHGNHFQFIKVLGKFDEPRMFSEIAIHNHGIPAHFSPEAIHIAEKGRIPALGARTDFRDIPLVTIDGEDARDFDDAVWAEPDVDERNKGGWRALVAIADVSYYVRPGSELDREAKERGNSVYFPDRVVPMLPEALSNDMCSLRPNEDRACMAIEMIITSHGKIKSYRVKRGLMRSVARLTYTQVQAAIDGNPDKITGPLLESVITPLHGVYKSLLKARNQRGTLDLDMPERQIVFDAKGRMIDIKLRERYDAHKLIEELMIAANVCAAKTLIAKNWPCMFRVHDKPDPVRVANLRQFLKQYKLQLTKSAAPTPAQYNDILHQIEGRPYSRTVSELVLRSMAQAQYSPNNVGHFGLSLGQYAHFTSPIRRYSDLIVHRSLIAALDLGDGGYDKRPDDLEGIGQHLSETERRAATAEREVTDRYTIAYVSSKVGQDFDVAIVGVNRHGLFVEIESSGAEGFVPMRTLNWDYFTFDEANHRLVGRRTKASYQLGQKVRAQLVDAEVQTNSLSFNLIPDVPFKKEKGGDRKSAAKDKRKKVKFKK; via the coding sequence ATGCACAAAGATAGTACACGAGATCAGCTTAAAGACTGGGTTGTTAACCTTATTAACAACAGTGACCATCCCCTGTCAAAAAATGAAATAGCCAAACAATTAAAGCTTAAAGGCGCTGATCGTATGGCTTTAAAGGAGATTCTTAAGGACCTTCAAGGCGAAGGAAATTTGATTAAAGGGCGTCGTCGTAAGCTTGTGAGTGCATCGAATCAAAAACTGGGCAAGGGGCTCATGTCAGCAGAGATTGTGGATGTGGATGAAGATGGCTGCTTGCTCGCGGCACCTCTTGATTGGCCAAAAGGAGAAGATATCCCCGTGTTACGCATTGTTGATATGCGAAAGTCACATATGCAAGGTGCAACGGCTCTTGGTTTAACCTCGCGAATTGTTGTCAGAGTGGTCAAAAAACTGGATCATGAGTGGCATGTTAGCGTTGTTAAGCGTTTGATGAAGGACCCTAAAAAGCATTTGGGGATTTTTCAACCTAACCGCCGCGGTGGTCATATATCATCAATCAACCGTAAAGACACTTTTACCGGTGTCCATGTAAATGCTGAGGATGCTGAAGGTTTAGAAGCAGGCGATATTGTTCAATACACGGTTGACCATGGCAACCATTTTCAGTTTATCAAAGTGCTGGGCAAATTTGATGAACCGCGAATGTTTTCTGAAATTGCAATCCATAACCACGGGATACCGGCACATTTTTCGCCCGAGGCGATTCATATAGCAGAGAAGGGGCGCATCCCAGCTTTGGGCGCACGTACGGATTTTCGCGATATCCCCTTGGTGACAATTGACGGTGAAGATGCCCGAGACTTTGATGATGCGGTTTGGGCGGAACCTGATGTGGATGAGCGAAACAAAGGCGGATGGCGGGCTCTTGTGGCCATTGCTGATGTTTCCTATTATGTTCGTCCGGGTTCTGAATTGGATCGGGAAGCCAAGGAACGTGGCAACAGCGTATATTTCCCGGATCGCGTTGTGCCAATGTTGCCAGAAGCGTTGTCAAATGACATGTGTTCTTTGCGACCCAATGAAGATCGTGCTTGTATGGCTATTGAGATGATTATCACAAGCCATGGTAAGATTAAGTCCTATCGAGTAAAACGGGGGTTAATGCGATCGGTTGCACGTTTGACATACACTCAGGTACAGGCAGCTATTGATGGTAATCCTGACAAAATAACGGGACCGTTGCTCGAGTCTGTGATTACCCCTTTGCACGGTGTCTATAAAAGCTTGTTAAAAGCCCGCAATCAACGAGGAACCTTGGATCTTGATATGCCCGAACGCCAGATTGTGTTTGATGCAAAAGGACGCATGATCGACATAAAATTGCGTGAACGGTACGATGCGCATAAATTAATTGAAGAATTAATGATCGCAGCCAACGTTTGTGCAGCTAAAACACTCATCGCTAAGAACTGGCCGTGTATGTTCCGTGTCCACGATAAGCCGGATCCCGTTCGTGTGGCTAATCTCCGTCAGTTCCTTAAACAATATAAGTTGCAATTAACAAAATCGGCAGCACCAACTCCAGCTCAATATAATGATATTTTGCATCAGATAGAAGGGCGTCCATATTCACGTACCGTCAGTGAACTTGTTCTAAGATCTATGGCGCAAGCGCAATATAGCCCGAATAATGTCGGTCACTTTGGACTGAGTTTAGGGCAATATGCCCACTTTACCTCACCCATTCGTCGTTATTCAGACCTAATTGTTCATCGCAGTCTGATTGCGGCTCTGGATCTTGGGGACGGCGGCTATGATAAACGCCCAGATGATCTTGAGGGAATCGGTCAGCATTTGTCTGAGACAGAACGACGTGCGGCGACGGCAGAACGTGAAGTAACAGATCGCTACACCATTGCCTATGTCTCAAGCAAGGTTGGCCAAGATTTTGATGTGGCTATTGTTGGTGTTAACCGTCACGGATTGTTTGTGGAAATTGAATCATCCGGTGCCGAAGGCTTTGTCCCTATGCGGACACTCAATTGGGATTATTTTACCTTTGACGAAGCAAACCATCGACTTGTGGGGCGCCGTACCAAAGCATCTTATCAATTGGGTCAAAAGGTTCGCGCTCAACTGGTTGATGCAGAGGTTCAGACAAATAGCTTGAGCTTTAACTTGATCCCAGATGTTCCGTTTAAAAAGGAAAAAGGCGGCGATCGTAAGTCTGCCGCTAAGGATAAACGTAAGAAAGTAAAATTTAAAAAGTGA
- the rplM gene encoding 50S ribosomal protein L13: MRTLSIKPSEVKKKWILIDAQDLVLGRLASLVANRLRGKHKASYTPHVDCGDNVIIINAEKVHLTGDKLAQKKFFWHTGYAGGIKERTIGQIITGKHPERVIQKAVERMVPRGPLGRQIMSNLRVYAGSEHPHAAQNPEVLDIAAMNRKNVRSI; encoded by the coding sequence ATGCGTACATTGTCTATTAAGCCAAGTGAAGTCAAAAAGAAATGGATTCTTATCGACGCACAAGATCTCGTTCTTGGTCGTTTGGCTTCTTTGGTTGCAAACCGTTTGCGCGGTAAGCACAAAGCATCTTACACACCCCATGTTGACTGTGGTGATAACGTTATCATTATCAACGCTGAAAAAGTTCACTTGACAGGCGACAAACTTGCTCAAAAGAAATTCTTCTGGCACACAGGGTATGCTGGCGGGATCAAAGAACGTACAATCGGTCAAATTATCACCGGTAAGCATCCAGAGCGCGTTATTCAAAAAGCAGTTGAACGTATGGTTCCGCGCGGTCCATTAGGTCGCCAAATCATGAGCAACTTGCGTGTATACGCAGGTTCTGAACACCCACACGCAGCACAAAACCCAGAGGTTTTAGATATTGCAGCTATGAACCGTAAGAATGTAAGGAGCATCTAA
- a CDS encoding demethoxyubiquinone hydroxylase family protein: MNAPKLSKQVESMIRVDQAGEYGATRIYAGQLAVLGNSSIGDTLRHMLNQEEVHLKTFNDMCVERGVQPTLMQPLWHIGGFAMGAVTALMGEKAAHACTIAVEEVIADHYQDQLTKLDESEAELKSIVHQFREEELEHKDHAEQEGGRDAPLYESITSVVKGITRAAIWVSEKI, from the coding sequence TTGAACGCGCCTAAACTATCTAAACAGGTCGAATCGATGATCCGTGTTGATCAGGCCGGTGAATACGGAGCAACGCGGATCTATGCAGGGCAGCTGGCCGTTCTGGGGAATTCATCCATTGGCGATACGCTGCGTCACATGCTAAATCAAGAAGAAGTTCACCTGAAGACATTTAATGACATGTGTGTTGAACGCGGTGTCCAGCCAACCCTAATGCAACCGCTGTGGCACATTGGTGGCTTTGCCATGGGTGCTGTCACAGCCCTCATGGGGGAAAAGGCAGCGCATGCCTGTACCATAGCCGTCGAAGAAGTTATCGCAGATCATTATCAAGATCAGTTGACCAAATTAGATGAGTCCGAAGCTGAGTTAAAATCCATTGTTCACCAATTCCGCGAAGAAGAACTGGAGCACAAAGATCATGCCGAACAAGAGGGCGGACGCGATGCCCCGCTGTATGAGAGCATAACCTCTGTCGTTAAGGGCATAACACGCGCCGCTATTTGGGTGTCGGAAAAGATCTGA
- the mutL gene encoding DNA mismatch repair endonuclease MutL, whose translation MVVRFLDQTLINQIAAGEVIERPASAIKELVENAIDAGATRIDVVVRDGGKTLISVTDNGGGMSPDDLALSVERHATSKIPDGDLFNIRTLGFRGEALPSIGSVSRLTITSRPQDGDAWKIVVEGGQTNPVEPSSGSHGTKVEVRDLFYATPARLKFLKTATSELNHITDIIYRQALANPQVDFTLRHDDKTVINFTMGVDRLNAILGKDFKDNSLDVNFAREESKLTGWVSIPTYNRSNSTDQYLFVNGRPVKDKLFSTALKIAYQDVLAGNRFPCTCLFLDCDPEDVDINVHPAKAEVRFRDPNLMRGFIIAAVRDALNSMANRTSTHLGDKAIMAFGRPVDPVVRAFPRTFTPTDVPAPIIQAQQPRLSMPTRSSYAPLSEYKPSYVPPTPSQMASVMQMVHAQEEIREDHPLGYAKAQIHETYIVAQSSDALILVDQHAAHERLVYERMKADLASGIVKPQALLIPTIIEMTQAQHNAIETVLPSLTQYGFNVESFGDQAVVVREVPSLLIKCNIKQLMVDLATEIIERETTTTIEAALHDILADKACKNSIRAGRKLNIEEMNALLRDMEKTPSSNQCNHGRPTFIKLSKADMEKLFERA comes from the coding sequence ATGGTAGTCAGATTTTTAGATCAAACATTAATCAATCAAATCGCAGCGGGTGAGGTCATTGAACGCCCAGCCTCAGCCATAAAAGAGTTGGTAGAGAATGCTATTGACGCGGGAGCAACTCGCATTGATGTAGTGGTACGTGATGGTGGAAAGACTTTGATTTCCGTTACTGATAATGGCGGGGGAATGAGCCCTGATGACTTAGCTTTATCAGTTGAACGTCATGCGACTTCTAAAATTCCGGATGGGGACTTATTTAATATCCGAACTCTTGGTTTTCGTGGAGAAGCCTTGCCATCCATTGGGTCGGTTAGCCGCCTGACAATTACGTCCCGTCCCCAAGATGGTGATGCTTGGAAAATTGTTGTCGAGGGCGGGCAGACAAATCCTGTTGAACCGTCATCCGGTAGTCACGGCACCAAAGTTGAGGTTCGTGACTTGTTTTATGCGACACCGGCTCGGCTTAAGTTTTTAAAAACCGCCACAAGTGAGTTGAATCATATTACCGATATCATTTATCGTCAAGCCTTGGCGAATCCTCAGGTGGATTTTACGCTGCGTCATGATGATAAAACAGTTATTAACTTCACGATGGGGGTTGATCGTCTCAATGCGATTCTGGGTAAAGATTTTAAGGATAACTCCCTTGACGTTAACTTTGCCCGTGAAGAATCAAAACTAACCGGATGGGTTAGTATTCCAACCTATAACCGCAGCAATTCCACCGATCAATATTTATTCGTAAACGGTCGGCCTGTTAAGGATAAGTTGTTTTCAACAGCCTTGAAAATTGCCTATCAGGATGTGCTGGCTGGTAATCGATTTCCGTGTACTTGTTTATTCTTGGATTGTGATCCGGAAGATGTGGATATTAATGTTCATCCCGCCAAAGCTGAAGTGCGTTTCCGTGATCCTAACTTGATGCGCGGATTTATTATTGCAGCCGTTCGTGATGCGCTAAATTCTATGGCAAACCGCACATCCACACACTTGGGTGACAAGGCTATTATGGCTTTTGGTCGGCCTGTTGATCCTGTGGTTCGAGCATTTCCGCGTACTTTTACGCCAACTGACGTGCCTGCCCCTATTATACAAGCTCAACAACCTCGTTTGAGTATGCCAACACGGTCGTCTTATGCCCCGCTTTCAGAGTATAAACCGTCCTATGTTCCACCAACTCCGTCACAGATGGCATCGGTGATGCAAATGGTCCATGCTCAAGAAGAAATCCGTGAAGACCATCCACTGGGATATGCTAAGGCCCAAATCCATGAGACGTATATTGTAGCACAATCATCAGATGCCTTGATCTTGGTTGATCAGCATGCCGCCCATGAGCGATTAGTTTACGAGCGGATGAAAGCCGATTTGGCCAGTGGTATTGTTAAGCCTCAGGCATTATTGATACCGACAATCATTGAAATGACTCAAGCACAACATAACGCGATAGAAACTGTTTTGCCCTCTCTCACTCAATACGGTTTTAATGTTGAATCCTTTGGCGATCAAGCCGTTGTGGTTCGAGAAGTGCCGTCTTTGCTGATTAAGTGTAATATTAAGCAATTGATGGTAGACTTGGCGACTGAAATCATTGAGCGTGAGACAACAACGACGATTGAAGCTGCGCTGCATGATATTTTGGCGGATAAGGCTTGTAAGAATAGCATTAGGGCAGGGCGCAAACTAAATATTGAGGAAATGAACGCTTTGTTGCGTGATATGGAGAAAACCCCATCATCCAATCAATGCAATCATGGGCGCCCGACTTTCATAAAACTGAGTAAAGCTGACATGGAGAAGTTATTTGAACGCGCCTAA
- a CDS encoding MFS transporter, translated as MKYNQDVAGNIDPVTVSNGAKTSGNSELYRYWQVRILYSLTFGYAAFYLVRQNFNFALPVLVEEFGYTRMELGYIMSLWQIVYGIGKFVNGYYSDRSNARRFMSIGLLLSSLTCLLMGFGTAYWYFAVVWGISAWVQSMGWPPVAKLLPRWFAPTELGTVWGIANISHQVGGAVIAALSGFIIPMYGWQSFFFLPAAASLIIAVFLFERLRDTPKSLGLNSIEVHRGLVKTEAEVEDNDDGNDITPMEVVKTLARSRNLWFVCLGNMFLYIVRMGVLTWAPTFLKESKGAAFVASGLQVMGFDLAGMIGGITAGYLSDKVFKGRRGPVSFFFMIALVGALIYFWTVPAGHDYLNAIAMVLVGFFVYGPQVLVGVAAADFSTKKTVGMAVGVTGTFAYIGSALSGIIVGWLADKYGWNAGFIFFIGSAVLSCVCFALTWTARAAILDKNKV; from the coding sequence ATGAAATATAACCAAGATGTCGCAGGAAATATTGATCCTGTTACTGTGTCAAATGGTGCAAAAACCTCTGGTAATTCAGAATTATATCGCTATTGGCAAGTCCGTATTCTTTATTCATTGACGTTTGGATATGCTGCATTTTATTTGGTGCGGCAAAACTTCAATTTTGCCTTACCTGTTCTTGTCGAAGAGTTCGGTTATACTCGTATGGAATTAGGGTATATCATGTCTCTGTGGCAAATTGTTTATGGGATCGGCAAGTTTGTCAATGGTTATTACAGTGATCGATCGAATGCCCGTCGATTTATGAGTATTGGTTTATTGTTATCATCCCTGACCTGTCTTTTGATGGGGTTTGGTACTGCATACTGGTATTTTGCCGTGGTTTGGGGAATTAGTGCCTGGGTACAATCCATGGGATGGCCACCTGTTGCCAAACTGTTACCGCGTTGGTTTGCGCCGACAGAGTTAGGTACTGTTTGGGGAATTGCAAATATTTCTCATCAAGTCGGTGGTGCTGTTATTGCTGCTTTGTCTGGGTTTATTATTCCCATGTATGGTTGGCAAAGCTTTTTCTTTTTGCCGGCTGCAGCATCGTTAATTATAGCTGTTTTTTTGTTTGAGCGCTTGCGCGATACGCCAAAATCATTGGGACTAAATTCAATCGAAGTTCATCGTGGTTTAGTAAAAACTGAAGCAGAGGTTGAGGACAATGATGATGGCAATGATATTACGCCGATGGAAGTTGTCAAAACCCTTGCTCGCAGTCGCAATCTCTGGTTTGTTTGCTTGGGTAATATGTTCCTCTATATTGTTCGCATGGGGGTATTGACATGGGCTCCAACATTCTTAAAAGAAAGTAAGGGAGCTGCCTTTGTGGCATCTGGGTTGCAAGTTATGGGATTTGACCTTGCCGGTATGATTGGTGGGATTACAGCCGGTTATCTTTCAGACAAGGTTTTTAAAGGACGTCGTGGACCTGTTAGCTTTTTCTTTATGATTGCTTTGGTTGGCGCCTTGATTTATTTTTGGACAGTTCCTGCCGGGCATGATTATTTGAACGCAATTGCGATGGTACTTGTCGGATTCTTTGTTTATGGGCCACAAGTTCTCGTTGGTGTTGCCGCAGCAGATTTTTCCACCAAAAAAACAGTCGGTATGGCTGTTGGTGTAACGGGTACTTTTGCTTATATTGGAAGCGCCCTTAGCGGCATTATTGTCGGCTGGTTGGCTGACAAATATGGCTGGAATGCAGGATTTATTTTCTTTATTGGTTCTGCTGTGTTATCCTGTGTTTGCTTTGCACTAACATGGACAGCACGTGCTGCTATATTAGACAAAAATAAAGTTTAA
- a CDS encoding long-chain fatty acid--CoA ligase — protein MDEAVKNASDRPCVDFLGKKFTYGEVGLLITKMAQGLQKIGVKKGTKVGIFMPNAVYYVISYFAILKAGGVVVNYNPLYTDKEVTHQINDSQTEIMVTLDLAFLYDKLVQLMDKTSLKKLIVCSVAKSLPFPKNYLFKLFKAKDVASVTYSAKILSFEDLVSGDGNYKPVSVAPAKDVALLQYTGGTTGVPKGAMLTHKNVYANALQAQTWFEKTQYGQERFLAGLPLFHVYAMTAVMTLAIRNAAEMVMMFPRFNAQDAMKMIQKHKITFFPGVPTMYNMISSQSNVSKIDMTSLKACLSGGAALPQKVKEDFEGLTGCKLVEAYGLSETSPAATSNPIYGLNKTGSIGLPFPGTEIAILSLENPKLQCPVNINGQIAIKGPQVMLGYWNRPEDTAKTFQDDYFLTGDVGYMDEDGYTFLVDRIKDLIICSGFNVYPRMVEEVIYKHLDVSEVTVIGVPDEKRGETVKAFVKLKDGRSLTEQQLFDYLKDKLSPIEMPKYIEFRDELPKTMIGKLSKKELKAEESQK, from the coding sequence ATGGATGAGGCTGTAAAAAATGCGTCAGATCGTCCGTGTGTTGACTTCCTAGGTAAAAAGTTTACCTATGGGGAAGTTGGGCTATTGATCACTAAGATGGCACAAGGACTACAAAAAATTGGTGTCAAAAAGGGGACAAAAGTTGGCATTTTTATGCCAAACGCTGTGTACTATGTAATTTCTTATTTTGCAATTCTTAAGGCTGGTGGTGTTGTTGTTAATTATAATCCACTATATACAGATAAAGAAGTAACGCATCAAATTAATGATTCGCAAACTGAAATTATGGTAACACTTGATTTGGCATTTCTGTATGATAAACTCGTCCAGCTTATGGATAAAACTTCACTAAAAAAACTTATTGTTTGTTCTGTTGCAAAGAGTTTGCCATTCCCTAAAAATTATCTGTTTAAACTATTTAAGGCAAAAGACGTTGCAAGCGTAACCTATTCAGCGAAAATCTTGAGTTTTGAAGATTTAGTCTCGGGGGATGGTAACTATAAGCCAGTATCTGTTGCTCCAGCGAAAGACGTGGCTCTTCTCCAATATACTGGGGGGACAACAGGGGTTCCTAAGGGGGCGATGTTAACGCATAAAAATGTTTATGCAAATGCATTGCAGGCACAAACATGGTTTGAAAAAACACAGTACGGGCAAGAACGTTTTCTTGCTGGCTTGCCGCTCTTTCATGTTTATGCAATGACAGCAGTAATGACACTCGCTATTCGGAATGCTGCAGAGATGGTGATGATGTTCCCGCGCTTTAATGCGCAGGATGCTATGAAGATGATCCAAAAGCACAAGATCACTTTTTTTCCAGGCGTTCCGACAATGTATAATATGATATCAAGTCAATCTAACGTTTCCAAGATTGATATGACATCTTTAAAAGCGTGCCTATCCGGTGGTGCTGCTTTGCCGCAAAAAGTTAAAGAAGATTTCGAAGGGTTAACCGGATGCAAACTTGTCGAAGCTTATGGTTTAAGCGAAACTTCGCCTGCAGCCACATCAAATCCAATCTATGGCCTAAATAAAACAGGGTCAATTGGTTTGCCGTTTCCGGGAACAGAAATTGCCATATTATCTTTAGAAAATCCAAAGTTACAGTGTCCCGTTAATATTAATGGTCAAATAGCGATCAAGGGACCTCAAGTTATGTTAGGTTATTGGAATCGACCTGAAGATACAGCAAAAACATTCCAAGATGACTATTTCTTAACAGGTGACGTTGGTTATATGGATGAGGACGGTTACACTTTCTTAGTTGATCGTATTAAAGATCTTATTATCTGTAGCGGTTTTAATGTATACCCTCGTATGGTTGAAGAGGTTATTTATAAACATCTCGATGTTTCTGAAGTTACCGTAATTGGTGTACCAGATGAAAAACGAGGGGAAACGGTCAAGGCATTTGTTAAGTTAAAAGATGGGCGTAGCCTGACTGAGCAGCAATTGTTTGATTATCTTAAGGATAAGCTTTCTCCGATTGAAATGCCAAAATATATTGAATTTCGTGATGAACTCCCCAAGACGATGATTGGAAAATTATCTAAGAAAGAGCTAAAGGCTGAAGAAAGTCAGAAATAG